The window AGGCGATCAAGGCTGAGCGTGACGGATTGGCGGTGCGGGAGATGATTGCCCACTATGCGACGACCGGGTGGGAATCGATTCCTGAGGCCGATGTCCAGCGGCTCAAGTGGTATGGCCTCTTTCTGCGCAATCCTACGCCGGGATTGTTCATGGTACGGGTGCGGATTCCCGGCGGGCATACGTCGTCGTATCAACTGCGGGCGTTGGCCGAGATTGCGTCGACCTATGGCAACGGAGTCTTGGATCTGACCACCAGGCAACAAGTCCAACTCCGGAACATCAAGATCGAAGATGTGCCGGCGGTCTTTGCCCGGATGGACGGGGTCGGCCTGACCTCCATGCAAACCGGCATGGACAATGTCCGGAACGTCATGACCTGCGCCATCGCCGGGCTCAACCCGGATGAGGTCGTTGAGACTACGGCGCTGGTGCGGGCGATCAACGAAGCGATTCTCGGCAATCCGGCCTACTCCAATCTGCCGCGCAAGCTGAATGTGGCGGTGACCGGCTGCCCGCATAACTGCGTGCATATGGAGACGCAAGATCTGGCGCTTGTGCCGGCGCACTATGATTTGGGGCATGACCGGTGCGCGGGATTCAATGTGCTCGTGGGGGGCAAGCTGGGATCGGGCGGGTATCGAATCGCCACGCCCCTGGATGTGTTCGTCAATCCGGCCGAGGCGTTGGATGTGTGCCGCGCGATTCTGGAAATCTATCGTGACCATGGGCCGCGGGAGAGTCGCACGCAAGCCCGTCTCGCGTTTTTGATCGACGATTGGGGCGAGGTTCGATTTCGCGCCGAAGTTGAAGCTCGTCTAGGCAAGCGGCTCGCGTCGGCCGGAATAGATGCCCGGAAAACGGGAGAGCAAGACCATGTCGGGATCTTCCGTCAACGGCAACAGGGAATGAACTACGCCGGGCTCAAAGTACTCGTCGGGCGGGTGAAAGCGGCGGATCTCGTGAAGATCCTGAATTTGTCGGAGAAGTATGGGAACGGGGAAATCCGCATTACCCCAAGCCAGGCGCTGATCATTCCCAATATCAGCGATCGAATGGTCGGGGATCTGGCGGACGAACCGCTCTTAAAGCAATTCGCCTATAACCCGTCGGCCCTCTATAAAGGCCTGGTCAGCTGCGTCGGCAGCGACTACTGCAATCTGGCGGTGATTGAAAGCAAGGGGCGGGCGGTCGCGGTGGCCAAGGCGCTTGAGGGGCGGCTGGGCAATTCGCTCAAGCCGATCACCATGCACTGGTCCGGCTGCCCCGCGAGTTGCGGCAATCACTTGGTGGCCGATGTGGGGTTGTTGGGGAAAAAGGCCAAAGTCGACGGGAAGGTCGTCGAGGCGGTGGATATTTACGTCGGCGGCCGGTCGGGGCCCGATCCGAAGCTGGCAGTCAAGATTATGGAAGATGTGCCCTGCGACAAACTTCCAGCAGTGCTCGAAGGCCTGCTGCCCTACCACACACGTGAGAAGATGCACCGCGTCCGCGGCGGCGGAGCCAGGAAAGTGCTGGTGGGAAAGGAAGCAAATATTTCGCCTGCGGCATAGGGAGCGGAGACTTGAGGCTGCGCTGCGCATGGGATATCCTCGTGCGTACAACGCAGGAGGGATCACATGG of the Nitrospira sp. genome contains:
- a CDS encoding ferredoxin--nitrite reductase, translated to MNKIEAIKAERDGLAVREMIAHYATTGWESIPEADVQRLKWYGLFLRNPTPGLFMVRVRIPGGHTSSYQLRALAEIASTYGNGVLDLTTRQQVQLRNIKIEDVPAVFARMDGVGLTSMQTGMDNVRNVMTCAIAGLNPDEVVETTALVRAINEAILGNPAYSNLPRKLNVAVTGCPHNCVHMETQDLALVPAHYDLGHDRCAGFNVLVGGKLGSGGYRIATPLDVFVNPAEALDVCRAILEIYRDHGPRESRTQARLAFLIDDWGEVRFRAEVEARLGKRLASAGIDARKTGEQDHVGIFRQRQQGMNYAGLKVLVGRVKAADLVKILNLSEKYGNGEIRITPSQALIIPNISDRMVGDLADEPLLKQFAYNPSALYKGLVSCVGSDYCNLAVIESKGRAVAVAKALEGRLGNSLKPITMHWSGCPASCGNHLVADVGLLGKKAKVDGKVVEAVDIYVGGRSGPDPKLAVKIMEDVPCDKLPAVLEGLLPYHTREKMHRVRGGGARKVLVGKEANISPAA